In the genome of Blastocatellia bacterium, the window GTTAACGAAGGAGCGGTTTTGCCTACCCCTTCCACCTACCGGGTTGAATCGGGACGTCCATCACCCGACCGGCCTATCCTTCGGCGTCCCCCCAGGCTCCTGACGCCTGACAGACGGTGCAGGAATATTAACCTGCTTCCCTTCGACTACGCCTTTCGGCCTCGCCTTAGGTGCCGACTAACCCTGGGCAGACTGACTTCACCCAGGAAACCTTAGGCTTTCGGCGCGCGGGGTTCTCACCCGCGTTCTCGCTACTTATGCCGGCAGAGTCTCTTCCAGGGCCTCCAACCGCCCTCTCGGTGCGGCTTCGCAGGCAACTGGAATGCTCCCCTACCAACCAAGCAGGAACTTATGTCCCGCTTGATTCCGTGGCTTCGGTGACCGCCTTGAGCCCCGTTGGATTGTCGGCGCAAAGTCGCCTCGACCAGTGAGCTGTTACGCACTCTTTAAAGGATAGCTGCTTCTAAGCTAACCTCCTGGCTGTCACAGCGACTTCACATCCTTTCCCACTTAGGCGGCACTTGGGGACCTTAGCCGACGGTCTGGGCTGTTTCCCTTTTGACCACGAAGCTTAGCCCTCGCAGTCTGACTCCCGGGCATGACTCACGGGCATTCGGAGTTTGGTTGGGTTTGGTAGGCTTGTAGGCCCCCTAGCCCATCCAGTGCTCTACCACCCGTGGTATTCACCCGAGGCTAGCCCTAAAGCTATTTCGGGGAGAACGAGCTATCACGGAATTTGATTGGCCTTTCACCCCTACCCCCAGCTCATCCGAGCCCTTTTCAACGAACACCGGTTCGGGCCTCCACTGAGTGTTACCTCAGTTTCACCCTGGCCAGGGGTAGATCATCCCGCTTCGCGTCTCGTATGCGCGACTGTGGCGCCCTTTTCGGACTCGCTTTCGCTACGGCTCCGCCTTCTCGGCTTAACCTTGCCACGCATACGAACTAGCCGGCTCATTAAGCAAAAGGCACGCGGTCAGGCTATCCGTGGGGTCGCCGTGAAGCAACCCAACGGATAATCCCTCCCACTGCTTGTAGGCATACGGTTTCAGGTCTATTTCACTCCCCTTGCAGGGGTTCTTTTCACCTTTCCCTCACGGTACTGGTTCACTATCGGTCGGACGCGAGTATTTAGCCTTAGGAGGTGGTCCTCCCAGATTCACGCAGGATTTCCCGTGTCCCGCGTTACTTGGGACGCGACTCCAGGGAGACGGGCGGTTTTCGCTTACGCGACTATCACGCTCTTTGGTTGGCCTTTCCAGGACCATTCAGCTAACCGTCCGTTTTCTCACTCCCCGACGAGTCTGCCGCCTCGTCCGAGCCGCTCCCTCGACCCCCGGTGAGCAACGCCGGCAGGCTTGACCACTCACCGAGTTTAGGCTGTTCCCCGTTCGCTCGCCACTACTAGGGGAATCGCCATCATGACTCCTTTCGGATTCATGATGCCCGCCACGAGGACGGGTTTGCTTTCTTTTCCTCCGGGTACTGAGATGGTTCACTTCCCCGGGTGTCGCCTCACCGTGCTATGGATTCACACGGTGATGATGTGCCTCTCGGCACACCGGGTTCCCCCATTCGGAGATCCTCGGATCGCAGGTTGCTCGGCACCTCCCCGAGGCTTATCGCAGCCCGCCACGTCCTTCTTCGCCTGCGTCCGCCAAGGCATCCACCGTATGCCCTTAGTAGCTTGACCACAAAATGTGCAGGGCAGCAAACTTGTGGATTCCGGCGTCGAACTCTTCTTCAATTGTCAAACATCCGTGCGAAAAAGCCGTCTCCTCGAAGGCTCCTCATGACCTTCTCCAACTTCCCGGAAGCAGCACAGACTGGAGAAGGCCCGTCTACCCTGGACACCATCGAACCGCCAGAACAAACCACCCGTTGACCGTTGGTGTACCTGCGGGTACTCAGAGCCTCAGCTCAAACCACCGTTTCCATGTTCAAGGTTCAAAGTTCGCTCCCTTTCAGCGTGAACCTTGAACGTTGAACATCGAACCGGTGGTGGAGGTGAGCGGATTCGAACCGCTGGCCTCCTGCGTGCAAGGCAGGCGCTCTGCCAACTGAGCTACACCCCCGAGTGAAAGTGGTGGGCCTGGGAAGAGTTGAACTTCCGACCTCACGCTTATCAGGCGTGCGCTCTAACCACCTGAGCTACAGGCCCTCATCCCTTGGGTCTCGCCCGCCCGACATGGGGAGGGCTCTCCCCAAGACGAAATGGCAGATTTCAAATTCCATCTTCGGACGATGCCATTGACACCGATCCGATCCAGCAATTTGAAATCTGCGATTTCGACTTTCCTGGCTGAGCCCGGCGGACCCTTTTTTCTGACGACCACTTGCATCGCCCGCTCAGTACTGAGCAGGAAAAGATCGCTTTAGCGGGTCGGAAGATGTGTCAGAGCCCGGCCCAGGTATCAGCTCGTTTTCACGAGCCTGCACCACAGATGCCTGCCCGCCGCTCGGTCGCTTGTCAAAGATCAACGCAGTGATGTCTCAAAACTAGATAGGAGTGATCGCATCGGCCGAGTTTCGGTCGAGGTCTGTTGGAAAGCCACACCGCTAGAGCTTTCCTCACCCTCGGGATCCTTTAGAAAGGAGGTGATCCAGCCACAGGTTCTCCTGCGGCTACCTTGTTACGACTTCACCCCAGTCATGGACCACACCGTCGTGCCCTGCCTCCCTTGCGGGTTAGCTCAGGCGCTTCTAGTGCAGCCCACTTCCGTGATGTGACGGGCGGTGTGTACAAGACCCGGGAACGTATTCACCGCGGCGTAGCTGATCCGCGATTACTAGCGATTCCGGCTTCATGCAGGCGAGTTGCAGCCTGCAATCCGAACTGGGACCGGCTTTTTGGGATTGGCTCCCCCTCGCGGGTTCGCAACCCTTTGTACCGGCCATTGTAGCACGTGTGTAGCCCCGGACATAAAGGCCATGCTGACTTGACGTCATCCCCACCTTCCTCCGGTTTATCACCGGCAGTCCTCGTAGAGTGCCCGGCATTACCCGCTGGCAACTACGAGCAGGGGTTGCGCTCGTTGCGGGACTTAACCCAACACCTCACGGCACGAGCTGACGACAGCCATGCAGCACCTCTGCTGGCTCTCGGCTGAACGAGTCGCCCTCCCTTTCGGGCGGCTACTACCAGCAGTTCAAGCCCGGGTAAGGTTCTTCGCGTTGCATCGAATTAAACCACATGCTCCACCGCTTGTGCGGGTCCCCGTCAATTCCTTTGAGTTTCAGCCTTGCGACCGTACTCCCCAGGCGGGGTGCTTAACGCGTTAGCTCCAGGCACGGAAGGACTACAACCTCCCACACCAAGCACCCATCGTTTAGGGCTAGGACTACCCGGGTATCTAATCCGGTTTGCTCCCCTAGCTTTCGCGGCTCAGCGTCAGTAGCGGCCCAGGTGCCCGCCTTCGCCACCGGTGTTCCTCCCGATATCTATGCATTTCACCGCTACACCGGGAATTCCAGCACCCCCTACCGCACTCGAGTTCGGCAGTTTCGAACGCCGTTCCTGGGTTGAGCCCAGGGATTTCACATTCGACTTACCGAACCGCCTACCCGCGCTTTACGCCCAGTAATTCCGGACAACGCTCGGGACCTACGTATTACCGCGGCTGCTGGCACGTAGTTAGCCGTCCCTTACGTAGGGTACCGTCATCGGATGACGTATTAGGTCACCCTTATTCGTCCCCTACTTGTGAGGTTTACGTCCCGAAGGACTTCCTCCCTCACGCGGCGTCGCTGGGTCAGGCTTTCGCCCATTGCCCAAGATTCCCCACTGCTGCCTCCCGTAGGAGTCTGGGCCGTGTCTCAGTCCCAGTGTGGCCGATCGTCCTCTCAGACCGGCTACCGATCATCGCCTTGGTAGGCCATTACCCCACCAACTAGCTAATCGGCCGCGGGCCCCTCTCCAGGCGCGAGGCCTTTCGGTCCCCCGCTTTAGTTACCAGGACATGCGTCCCGGTAACGTTATGCGGTATTAGCCCCAGTTTCCCAGGGTTATTCCCCACCCGGAGGTAGGTTACCCACGTGTTACTCACCCGTTCGCCACGCTACTAGAGGAGTTGCCTCCCCGTTCGCGTTCGACTTGCATGTGTTAGGCGCGCCGCCAGCGTTCGTCCTGAGCCAGGATCAAACTCTCCAATGAGAATTCGCGGAGTCGAGTCGCAATCCCGAAACTCGTGGCTGACAACGACCACGTCCTATCTAGTTTTCAAACATCAGTGCGATTCTCGCAATTGCTTGTCGCAGGCAAAGGGGTATTATATCCAAGGTCCTTTGGATGTCAAGGGGGCGTTAGCAATTTCCGTGCTTTTTCATCACCGCAACGAAAAACCCGTCGGTTCCATGTCGGTGAGGGAACAACCGAATCCATCCCCTCCCCGCCCCCGCCAGATCTTTGCCCATCTCCGGTTGGACCAGTTCAAAATCAGCGTGGTTCCTCAAGAATTCCTCGACCACGTCTTCGTTTTCCTCTCGCTCCAGCGAGCACGTCGAATAAATCAACATCCCCCTATCAACCACCCACCGGCTGGCTTCTCCAAGCAAGGCGCGCTGCTTCTGACTCAATCCGGCAAGATGGTCGCGCTTCAACCACCACTTGATCTCGGGATTTCGTCGAAGCGTCCCGGTCCCCGAACACGGAGCATCAACCAAGACACGATCGAAGCGCGCTCGCGGCACAAACGGCAAGGGTTTTGTTCCATCCAGTACGAGAGCCACCGCAATCTTGACGCCCAATCGTTCGCTCAGTCGGCACAAGGTTCGCAATCGCCCGAGATGAAGGTCGCCGGCGATGATCACCCCACGATTGTTCATGAGCGCTGCCAGATGCGTCGTCTTACTTCCCGGAGCCGCACAGACATCGAGTACGCGCATTCCCGGTTGCGGAGAGACCAGATGTACCACAAGCTGTGAGCCCTCGTCCTGGAAATAAACGAATCCTTCAACAACCAGCGGTGATGTGAGGGACAACGTCCCCGCTTTCACTCGATATGCCCCCGGAACAAAATCGCTTGGCTCCACTTCGATTCCCTCGCGCGCGAGCGCTGCCAGAGTCTCCTGTTCCGGCGCCCGTAACCGATTGATCCGAAGCACCGGCACCGGCGTCGTATTGTTGGCCCGCATGAGGCTCAACGCCTCCGACTGACCGAAATCAGCAATCCATTTTTCGACGAGCCACCGAGGATGCGAGTACTCGACGCTCCACCGCTCGAACTCATCGTGGATGTCCGCTCCTGGACGGTCACGACGCGAGCGCGTCGCTCGCCGCAGCACGGCATTGACCAAACCGGCTGCGCGCGACGCTCCGGACCTTCGCACCAGCTCCACCGATGTATCCACGGCCGCATAGTCCGGAACCCGCTTAAGGAAACGAAGCTGATAGAGGCCGAGCCGGAGGGCGATGACCACAGGAAGGTCAAGGCTCTCAACGGGGCGCCTGGCATACTTCTCGATGAAATAGTCAAGCTGTCGCTGCCAGCGAAGAACTCCGAGCACCAGCTCATAGGTTAATCGTCGCTCCCTCAAGGAAACTCCATCCCACCGATAGGACGCCAGCAGATTGGCCGCGTAAGAGTGCGTCTGCTGTACGCGCGACAGAATATGAAAGGCGATCTCACGGGCGGTGCTCATGCTGAATCCATCCTCAGGCCCGACCCGTTACTACGTCGGCTCAGGGAGTTCCCCATTGGATCTGCTTGAAGAGACCACGTCCCCTAGCGAGATAGAACAAGGCCCGGAGCACACCATCAAAGGTTCCTTGTGACGCGTCGTGCAGGTGCCGGTCAACCAGATGCCGATCACGTCAGCTCTTCAGAGAGGTGACGCGAGATGAAGACTTCCGATACATCCCGGCACTGGCGAAGATAAGGTTGGTCTTCGCTTGAGCCACCCCAGCGTGACTACTCGTAGCGCAACGCCTCAATCGGATCGAGCGACGCCGCTTTATGAGCTGGATAGTAGCCGAAGAAGACGCCGACGGCTGCGGCAAAGCCGAATGAGATAGCCACCGACATGGGAGAGACAAGCGTCGGCCAGCCCAGGAGGCGAGAGATCCCGATGGCCCCAATCCCCCCGCAGATGACGCCTGCAATTCCCCCGAGCAGACTGAGAACGACGGACTCCGTGAGGAACTGCATTCGGATGTGGCTCGGGCGGGCTCCCACGGCCATGCGAATGCCAATCTCGCGCGTGCGCTCGGTCACCGACACAAGCATAATGTTCATGATACCGATGCCGCCCACGATCAACGACACGGCGGCAATACTGCCCAAAAGGAGCGTCATCACCCGATTCGTTTGCTCTGCCGCTTCCGCGACTTCGGTCATGTTTCGAACCATGAAATCGTCCGGTTGACCCGGGGCAATGCGATGGCGCTGACGCAGGAGGTCGGCGACCTGCTTCTCAGCCACGCTCGATGCTGACGCATTGATGAAGGAAATCATCGCCGAATTGATCGAGAGGATCTGCTGCCCCAACAGTTTCTTCTGAACCGTTGTGTAAGGCATCACCGCAATATCATCCTGATCTTGTCCCATCATGGATTGGCCCTTCGGAGCGAGAACGCCAATGACACGAAAGGGCAAGTTTCGCACGCGGATCGTTTGCCCGATCGGGTTGACCCCCTGAAAGAGGTTATCCACGACTGTCTTACCGAGCACAATGACACGAGCGGCCGCCCGAACGTCTCCTTCGTTGAAGAATTCTCCCTCGGCCACCGGCCAATTTCTGATCTTCGGGAATTTTTCGTTGGTGCCTTGAATTTGCGTGAACCAGTTCTGATTGCCGAAGACCATCTGGCCCGATGCCCGAACAATCGGCGAGGCCGCTGCCACAGCGGGACACTCACGTTCGATTGCCTCGACGTCTTCCGCCGTCAACGTATTGGCCGCTCCCGCCCCCAGTCGCACACCACCCATCATGTGGCTGCCGGGCCAGACGAACATGATATTTGTCCCCATGCTTTGAATTTGATCCTTCACCATGGCCTGGGCACCTTGACCGACGGAAACCATGGCGATGACGGCTCCGACACCGATAATGATACCGAGCATCGTCAGCGTTGACCGCAGCTTGTTTCGGCCGAGAGCACGGAAAGCGACTTTAAGGATGGCCCATAACCTCATAGTCTTCCTCCTCCTCTTCGCCCGGAGGCGGCAATTGCTCGAGAACCTCCCGCGCATCGCGCGGCTTCTCGATAGGGGCATCATAGCGAATCCGCCCATCGCGGAAGGTGATGATGCGCGAGGCGTACTGGGCAATATCCGCCTCGTGCGTTACGATGACCAGCGTGAGATTTCGCTCGCGATTCAACCGCTGAAAGATTTCCATCACCTCGACCGACGTGCGACTGTCGAGATTCCCCGTGGGCTCATCGGCGAGGATAATCGAGGGATTATTGACCAGCGCCCGAGCAATTGCCACGCGCTGCTGCTGCCCTCCCGAGAGTTGACTGGGTAAGTTCTTCTCCCGATCGGCTAATCCCACGGCAGCGAGAGCTTCGCGGGCGCGGCGTATTCGCTCGGCCGCCGGAACGCCCGCGTAGATGAGCGGCAACTCCACATTCTCCAAAGCAGATGTTCGGGGCACGAGATTGAAGGCCTGAAAGACAAACCCGATACGACGGTTGCGAATATCAGCCAACTGAGTCTTTGTGAGCCTGGAGACATCCTCTCCTTCCAGGAGGTATCGGCCACGCGTCGGACGGTCGAGACAACCAATGATGTTCATCATCGTTGATTTTCCCGAACCCGATGGCCCCATGATAGCCACGAACTCGCCCCGGCGAATGACGAGCGAGACTCCCCGCAGAGCGTGAACTTCGATATCTCCCGTTTTGTAAATCTTATGCACCCGCTCCAGGCGGATGACCTGACTCGGATCGTACGGCCCTAGCTGTAAGCTGATCTCATCCTCCCGCTGACGGATGAGCGGATGATCCAATGCCTCAACCAACGCTTGCCTCCTTATTGATGTCGTATGAAGCCTAAGGTCACAAAATCCCACTCGATGCAGCCCAACGGGAAATGAGCGCCATCCTCCGGCGGCTGCTTCGTGTTGCTCCCGTGCCGCCAGTCTTACCGTCCCGCCGGACGACGCGGAGGACCGAATCCTCCGAACGGTCCGCCGAAGGGCGGTCGTGATCCTGTTTGCGTAGTCGTTGGGGTCGCCTGTGTGGTATCACCAATAATGACCTTGTCCCCCTCCTTCACTTCGCCGGAGACAATTTCAGTGCTGACACCGTCGGTGATCCCGAGCATCACACGACGGGGCTCGGGCTTTTTCTCCGCATTGAGCACCCAGACGATCCCCGGACGGACACTCTGGTGACGAGGTGTGGGGAATCTCAATTTCTCCGAGGGGTCCCACAGCTGACCGGGGGCCAGCAAGGGACCCGAAGGGGCCGTTGTCGCGGCGGACGCGCTCCGATGCGCGGCGGCCTCCGAACGACTCCCCCATGATCCGGGTTGACCAGGCCCGCTACCTCCTGGCCGAGACCACTGGAAGCTCTCTCGAATCTTTTGCCGATCTGCTTCCGGCAGCTCGCGCATCTTTTGGACGAGGGCCCGGCGGTCCTCCGGCGACAGATTGGGATCGCGCAACCGCCTGAGCAAAGCGGCTGCTTCCGCTGACAGGCCTGCAGGAACATCCGGAGGCGAGGCTGGTCGTGCGGCTGCCGGGCGAGCCGACGGAGGCTTCTCCGGCGAAGGAGGAGCCGAAGACGTCCTTGGCCCTTCCGGCCTGGCGCCGGTGTCACCAGCCATTCCCGGCTGTCCCTGTCGCATCAATTCAAAAACCTTCTCGCGCGTCACTCCCGGCGGCAAATACCGCAAAGCGGCATTCGGTACCTTCAGGACATTCTCTCGCTGATCCACGGTAATCGTGATGTTCGCCGTCATCCCCGGTTTCAGCTTCAATTGCGAATTATCCACGCTGATGATGACGCTATAGGTCACGACGTTTTGCACCGTTTGCGGGTTGAGGCGAACCTCAACGATCTTCCCCGTGAATGTGTCGCCGGGGTAGGCATCAACGGTGAAGCGCACATCCACACGGTCGGAGATCTTTCCGATGTCAGCTTCGTCAATATTGGCATTGACCTGCATCTTGGTCAGGTCATTGGCGATGACAAAGAGCGTGGGTGCCTGCAAGCTCGCAGCCACCGTCTGTCCAACATCCACATTACGCGAGATGACCACACCGTCCACCGGTGAGTAGATGTTGGTATACTCCAGATTGACCAGTGCGCGATTGAGATCGGCCTTGGCCTGCTCCACCTGGGCCTTCGCTTGTTCGAGTTGAGCCCGGGTGGCATTCATCTGCGCCTGGACCTGCTCGACGGCTGCAGCGGCCTGATTATAGCGGGCCACAGCGCTATCGTAATTGGCCTTGGCGGTGTCGTAATCATTCTGCGACGCCACGCCACTGCGATAGAGTTCAGTGTAGCGGTCGAAGATCAGTTTCATGTTATCGCGGGCCACGCGCGCGGCCTCCAGATTGGCCCTGGCGCTCTGGAGATTGGCCATCTGGGTGTTCAGCTCGGCCTCCACCGTGCGTACGCGAGCTTCGGCCGCCAGTAGCGTCGCTCGAGCATTTTCCACCTGCGCCTCAAAATTTCGGGGATCAATCTTGGCAAGCAATTGTCCCCGCTTGACGACCGAATTGAAATCGGCATAGAGAGCCTGAATCTGCCCGGAGACCTGACTTCCCACCTGAACCGTCACAACCGCCTGGACCGTTCCCGTCGCATTGACGACGTTCCGGATGGATCCACGCTCAACCGTTCCGAAGAAGTACTCGCTATCGGCGGCCTTTTGGCGAAACAGTCCAAATGACAAGGCCACTCCGGAGATCACAATGAGTGCTCCCAAGATGACGAAGAGCCGTTTCTTACTGGCAAAAAGCTTTTTGATTCCCCCTAGTGCCATGTGCTGATGTGTTCCTCCGTGATGATTTTACCGTCCTTCTCGTCTATCGCGCTGGCTGCGTTCTTGATCAAACCGTCTCATCAGCTCAGCGTATTTGGCTTGCTGTTCTGGGGTGAGCACAGCGCGGATGCGCTCGCGGGACCTGTCCCGGATCGCATCAAACCGTGGGCGGGTCTCGTTACGAAGCTGGATGAACTCCTGGCGGGTCTCCTCCAGTATCTGTCCCACCTGACGGGCTTGCTCTTCGCTCAGGCCCAGCTCGCGGGTGAGAAAATCCAGATGCTTTTCCCGCGCCGTCGTATGTCGGGGCGGAGGCGGGGTAAAGAATCGTCCGCTCTCCACGCTGACGCGATAGAGGTTCATTGTCAGCGCGCCGATGGCACAGCCGAGGAGAAAAACCCCCAGTACGACGGCCCGCGCTTTCCATCTATTGTTCAGTCCCGGAGTCATCTCTGCCCTCGATCAGCGATGAGCGCACTGAGGACCTGATCGGACGTCAGGTCCTGGTCGTCGGCCAGAATAACCCGCTCGCTTGGAGAAAAGTTTCGCTCGGCGACGAGCCGGAAGAAGTCCCCG includes:
- the rsmB gene encoding 16S rRNA (cytosine(967)-C(5))-methyltransferase RsmB produces the protein MSTAREIAFHILSRVQQTHSYAANLLASYRWDGVSLRERRLTYELVLGVLRWQRQLDYFIEKYARRPVESLDLPVVIALRLGLYQLRFLKRVPDYAAVDTSVELVRRSGASRAAGLVNAVLRRATRSRRDRPGADIHDEFERWSVEYSHPRWLVEKWIADFGQSEALSLMRANNTTPVPVLRINRLRAPEQETLAALAREGIEVEPSDFVPGAYRVKAGTLSLTSPLVVEGFVYFQDEGSQLVVHLVSPQPGMRVLDVCAAPGSKTTHLAALMNNRGVIIAGDLHLGRLRTLCRLSERLGVKIAVALVLDGTKPLPFVPRARFDRVLVDAPCSGTGTLRRNPEIKWWLKRDHLAGLSQKQRALLGEASRWVVDRGMLIYSTCSLEREENEDVVEEFLRNHADFELVQPEMGKDLAGAGRGWIRLFPHRHGTDGFFVAVMKKHGNC
- a CDS encoding ABC transporter permease, producing the protein MRLWAILKVAFRALGRNKLRSTLTMLGIIIGVGAVIAMVSVGQGAQAMVKDQIQSMGTNIMFVWPGSHMMGGVRLGAGAANTLTAEDVEAIERECPAVAAASPIVRASGQMVFGNQNWFTQIQGTNEKFPKIRNWPVAEGEFFNEGDVRAAARVIVLGKTVVDNLFQGVNPIGQTIRVRNLPFRVIGVLAPKGQSMMGQDQDDIAVMPYTTVQKKLLGQQILSINSAMISFINASASSVAEKQVADLLRQRHRIAPGQPDDFMVRNMTEVAEAAEQTNRVMTLLLGSIAAVSLIVGGIGIMNIMLVSVTERTREIGIRMAVGARPSHIRMQFLTESVVLSLLGGIAGVICGGIGAIGISRLLGWPTLVSPMSVAISFGFAAAVGVFFGYYPAHKAASLDPIEALRYE
- a CDS encoding ABC transporter ATP-binding protein, which produces MRLERVHKIYKTGDIEVHALRGVSLVIRRGEFVAIMGPSGSGKSTMMNIIGCLDRPTRGRYLLEGEDVSRLTKTQLADIRNRRIGFVFQAFNLVPRTSALENVELPLIYAGVPAAERIRRAREALAAVGLADREKNLPSQLSGGQQQRVAIARALVNNPSIILADEPTGNLDSRTSVEVMEIFQRLNRERNLTLVIVTHEADIAQYASRIITFRDGRIRYDAPIEKPRDAREVLEQLPPPGEEEEEDYEVMGHP
- a CDS encoding efflux RND transporter periplasmic adaptor subunit; this translates as MALGGIKKLFASKKRLFVILGALIVISGVALSFGLFRQKAADSEYFFGTVERGSIRNVVNATGTVQAVVTVQVGSQVSGQIQALYADFNSVVKRGQLLAKIDPRNFEAQVENARATLLAAEARVRTVEAELNTQMANLQSARANLEAARVARDNMKLIFDRYTELYRSGVASQNDYDTAKANYDSAVARYNQAAAAVEQVQAQMNATRAQLEQAKAQVEQAKADLNRALVNLEYTNIYSPVDGVVISRNVDVGQTVAASLQAPTLFVIANDLTKMQVNANIDEADIGKISDRVDVRFTVDAYPGDTFTGKIVEVRLNPQTVQNVVTYSVIISVDNSQLKLKPGMTANITITVDQRENVLKVPNAALRYLPPGVTREKVFELMRQGQPGMAGDTGARPEGPRTSSAPPSPEKPPSARPAAARPASPPDVPAGLSAEAAALLRRLRDPNLSPEDRRALVQKMRELPEADRQKIRESFQWSRPGGSGPGQPGSWGSRSEAAAHRSASAATTAPSGPLLAPGQLWDPSEKLRFPTPRHQSVRPGIVWVLNAEKKPEPRRVMLGITDGVSTEIVSGEVKEGDKVIIGDTTQATPTTTQTGSRPPFGGPFGGFGPPRRPAGR